A genomic segment from Tolypothrix sp. NIES-4075 encodes:
- a CDS encoding thermonuclease family protein, translating into MEKLIKPLIWFCAAILILSLMGCDRIFPPSGDVVERISDGDTLTVKDAKGNNITVRFACMDAPEVPHSKKERESKRASDRNQFTWGAKAQERVQQLVKQSSDRVTLNITDSDRYGRKVAEVRLKNGTLVQQVLLREGLAKAYRPYLNKCPSRDLVEQAEAEAKQQKRGVWSDAKFINPWEYRSFNK; encoded by the coding sequence ATGGAAAAATTAATTAAGCCGCTAATTTGGTTTTGTGCAGCCATCCTGATTTTGTCTTTGATGGGATGCGATCGCATCTTCCCACCTTCGGGAGATGTAGTAGAAAGAATCAGTGATGGTGATACTTTAACAGTCAAAGATGCTAAAGGTAACAATATCACCGTGCGCTTTGCTTGTATGGATGCACCAGAAGTACCGCATTCCAAAAAAGAAAGAGAAAGTAAACGTGCAAGCGATCGCAATCAATTTACTTGGGGTGCGAAAGCGCAAGAAAGAGTGCAGCAGCTAGTGAAACAGAGTAGCGATCGCGTCACTTTGAATATTACTGATAGCGATCGTTACGGACGCAAAGTTGCCGAAGTGCGTTTAAAAAATGGCACTTTAGTTCAACAAGTATTGCTGCGTGAAGGATTGGCAAAAGCGTATCGTCCTTACTTAAATAAGTGTCCTAGTAGAGATTTAGTTGAGCAAGCTGAAGCCGAAGCGAAGCAACAAAAACGCGGTGTTTGGAGTGATGCTAAGTTTATCAATCCTTGGGAGTATAGGAGTTTTAACAAGTAA
- a CDS encoding tetratricopeptide repeat protein: MRNHIFTTLFLTISLTTTPQLVVAQNNIEQLLQQGNAAQEAGKYSESEATYRQIIQIEPNNATAYSELGIALGEQKKLHAAVVAFQKAIQLNPNDATAYNNLGIALREQKKLDAAVAALQKAILLNPNYATAYYNLGIVLSDQKKLDAAVAAYQKAILLNPNDVEAYNNLGIVLREQKKLDAAVAALQKAILLNPNLANPYYNLGIALSDQKKVDAAVAALQKAILLNPNDAEAYNNLGVALSDQKKVDAAVAALQKAILLNPNNAEAYNNLGVALREQKKLDVAVAAFQKAITLPENNSGTPTTAHTAAHNNLGLVFQEQEKLKEAITEFDKAEEIDPNYVYASNNNREARQLWTEQQNKLGSVEDDRQWLPKDDPTLPVKRSVVLITAKFSTRERQGNEIGTGIVIKREDNRTLILTNRHVIFDGYEQGQNIQVEFFSSPPSNRVRMRRDAKLFKMTSTDEQLDLAVLEVSGKLPEDIQPLPISSTAINPTMPIRIIGHSAQRGEDKSWSVESGQISYENQRLKISQAALKPGYSGSPVLDSQNQLLGIVVAKKGKEDSAYPMSEIQKQLLTWKIAIVKSQK, translated from the coding sequence TTGCGAAATCATATATTTACTACTTTATTTTTAACTATATCTCTGACTACAACACCCCAGCTTGTAGTTGCTCAAAACAATATAGAACAGCTATTGCAACAAGGCAACGCTGCCCAAGAAGCGGGGAAATATTCAGAATCAGAGGCAACATATCGCCAGATTATTCAAATTGAACCAAATAATGCGACTGCTTACTCCGAGCTTGGCATTGCCCTGGGTGAACAGAAGAAATTACATGCAGCAGTTGTCGCCTTCCAAAAAGCAATTCAACTTAACCCCAACGATGCTACAGCTTACAACAATCTCGGCATTGCTCTGAGGGAGCAGAAGAAATTAGATGCAGCAGTTGCTGCCTTGCAAAAAGCAATTCTACTCAACCCCAACTATGCTACAGCTTACTATAATCTCGGCATTGTCCTAAGTGACCAGAAGAAATTAGATGCAGCAGTTGCTGCCTACCAAAAAGCAATTCTACTCAACCCTAACGATGTTGAAGCTTACAACAATCTCGGCATTGTCCTGAGGGAGCAGAAGAAATTAGATGCAGCAGTTGCTGCCTTGCAAAAAGCAATTCTACTCAACCCCAACTTAGCTAATCCTTACTACAATCTCGGCATTGCCCTAAGTGACCAGAAGAAAGTAGATGCAGCAGTTGCTGCCTTGCAAAAAGCAATTCTACTCAACCCCAACGATGCTGAAGCTTACAACAATCTCGGTGTTGCCCTAAGTGACCAGAAGAAAGTAGATGCAGCAGTTGCTGCCTTGCAAAAAGCAATTCTACTCAACCCCAACAATGCTGAAGCTTACAACAATCTCGGTGTTGCCCTGAGGGAGCAGAAGAAATTAGATGTAGCAGTTGCTGCCTTCCAAAAAGCTATAACATTACCAGAAAATAATTCTGGAACTCCAACCACCGCTCATACTGCTGCTCATAATAACTTGGGTTTAGTGTTCCAAGAGCAAGAGAAACTAAAAGAAGCCATTACAGAGTTTGACAAAGCAGAAGAGATTGACCCAAATTATGTCTATGCCAGTAACAACAATAGAGAAGCACGGCAGTTATGGACAGAGCAACAGAATAAACTAGGTAGTGTAGAAGACGATCGCCAATGGTTGCCTAAAGATGATCCAACTTTACCCGTTAAGCGTTCTGTGGTACTCATTACTGCCAAGTTTTCTACCAGGGAACGCCAGGGAAATGAGATCGGCACTGGTATAGTAATTAAACGAGAAGACAACCGGACATTAATCCTCACTAATCGTCATGTCATTTTTGATGGCTATGAACAAGGTCAAAATATTCAAGTTGAATTTTTCAGTTCACCACCATCCAACCGAGTGCGAATGCGGCGAGATGCCAAGCTGTTCAAAATGACTTCCACAGACGAACAACTCGATTTAGCTGTTTTGGAAGTTAGCGGTAAACTACCAGAAGACATTCAACCCTTACCCATCTCCTCAACTGCGATCAACCCAACAATGCCCATTCGGATTATCGGTCATTCTGCTCAAAGGGGAGAAGATAAATCTTGGTCTGTGGAATCAGGACAAATCAGCTATGAAAACCAGCGATTAAAAATATCTCAAGCTGCACTCAAACCCGGTTATTCTGGCAGTCCTGTACTTGACTCGCAAAATCAACTTTTAGGCATCGTAGTTGCAAAAAAAGGTAAAGAAGATTCCGCTTATCCCATGTCTGAGATTCAAAAACAACTGCTTACCTGGAAAATTGCTATAGTCAAAAGTCAAAAGTAA
- a CDS encoding ABC transporter permease subunit (The N-terminal region of this protein, as described by TIGR01726, is a three transmembrane segment that identifies a subfamily of ABC transporter permease subunits, which specificities that include histidine, arginine, glutamine, glutamate, L-cystine (sic), the opines (in Agrobacterium) octopine and nopaline, etc.) — protein MVCSRVVAWLRLSLVVSLSCLLLVLGGCSFNNDVSNEGKILRVANEPAFPPFEFKGEGGKSQGFSIDLMNAIAQASSFKVEWQSLPFDGIIPALQAQTVDAAISSFTITEERAKTVSFSRPYFKAGLAIAIRDNNKDITTFESLKNKKIAVQIGTTGGKKAKEIPGAQIRSFDSAPLALQELVNGNVDAVINDAPVTLYAINTGNLKGIKVVSQLLTEEYYGIPTPKNSPNLKLINDGLDRVLQNGTYSQIYQKWFKAQPPALPLKLPFQNETRASGSGISASFGVILRYFPILLQGALVTLQLTVFSLVLGLIGGSLIGIIRLSHITSVRWLARAYIDFFRGTPMLVQIFMIYFGLPAIAQELGFPLNFNRLAAAVMALSLNSAAYIAEIVRAGIQSIEIGQSEAAQSLGLSSTETMRYVIFPQALRRMLPPLGNEFISLLKDTSLVAVIGFEELFRQGQLIVAENYRAFEIYASVAVVYLCLTLLSSQVFSRLETWMNPVKRS, from the coding sequence ATGGTTTGTTCGAGGGTTGTTGCTTGGCTGCGGTTGAGTTTGGTTGTGAGTTTGAGTTGTCTGCTGTTGGTGCTTGGTGGTTGTAGTTTCAATAATGATGTGAGTAATGAAGGGAAGATTTTAAGGGTGGCAAATGAACCTGCTTTTCCGCCTTTTGAGTTTAAGGGGGAGGGGGGTAAGTCGCAAGGTTTTTCGATTGATTTAATGAATGCGATCGCACAGGCATCTAGCTTTAAAGTTGAGTGGCAAAGTCTACCTTTTGATGGTATTATCCCCGCATTGCAAGCACAAACTGTTGATGCGGCGATTAGTTCTTTTACGATTACAGAGGAACGAGCGAAGACTGTTTCTTTTTCGCGTCCTTATTTTAAGGCGGGGTTAGCGATCGCTATCCGCGATAACAATAAAGATATTACTACTTTTGAGAGTCTAAAGAATAAAAAAATTGCCGTACAAATTGGCACAACGGGTGGAAAAAAAGCTAAGGAAATTCCCGGAGCGCAAATTCGCAGCTTTGATTCTGCACCTTTAGCTTTGCAAGAATTAGTCAACGGTAATGTCGATGCAGTAATTAATGACGCGCCTGTTACTTTATACGCGATTAATACGGGTAATCTCAAGGGAATTAAAGTCGTCAGTCAACTGCTGACAGAAGAATATTACGGCATTCCCACACCGAAAAACTCGCCGAATCTAAAACTAATAAACGATGGTTTAGACAGGGTGCTGCAAAATGGAACTTATTCCCAAATATACCAAAAATGGTTTAAAGCACAACCGCCAGCGTTACCGTTAAAATTACCATTTCAAAATGAGACACGCGCTAGCGGCTCGGGAATATCTGCCTCATTTGGCGTAATTTTGCGGTATTTTCCCATTCTATTACAGGGGGCATTAGTAACGCTGCAATTGACAGTATTTTCTTTAGTGCTGGGTTTAATTGGGGGTTCTTTAATTGGAATAATTCGCCTTTCTCATATTACGTCGGTGCGTTGGCTCGCGAGGGCGTATATAGATTTTTTCCGGGGAACGCCAATGCTTGTGCAGATTTTTATGATTTACTTTGGATTACCAGCGATCGCTCAAGAACTTGGTTTCCCTCTCAACTTTAATCGTCTAGCAGCTGCGGTAATGGCATTAAGTTTAAATAGCGCTGCCTACATTGCGGAAATCGTCCGTGCCGGTATCCAATCAATTGAAATTGGACAATCGGAAGCCGCACAATCACTAGGTTTGAGTTCAACAGAAACGATGCGCTATGTGATTTTTCCCCAAGCTTTGCGACGAATGTTACCACCTTTGGGCAATGAATTTATTAGTTTGCTCAAAGATACTAGCTTAGTCGCTGTTATCGGCTTTGAAGAATTGTTCCGTCAAGGGCAATTAATTGTAGCCGAAAACTATCGCGCCTTTGAAATTTATGCATCTGTGGCAGTAGTTTACTTATGCTTGACACTGCTTTCTTCACAAGTGTTTAGTCGGTTAGAAACGTGGATGAATCCAGTTAAGCGCTCTTAA
- a CDS encoding amino acid ABC transporter ATP-binding protein, protein MNNSIPAITFDNIEKNFGSLKVLKGISGKINRSEVVAIIGSSGCGKSTLLRCFNRLETINAGHLTVNGIDLHSKSFSNRQLRQLRTQVGMVFQQFNLFPHLSVLENLTLAPRKVLGKRPKESAQLAGLYLEKVGLFDKASAYPEQLSGGQKQRVAIARSLCMNPQIILFDEPTSALDPELVGEVLQVMQQLAAEGMTMVVVTHEMQFAREAAHRVIFMDQGIVAEQGPAYEVISHPQSTRLRTFLSRLNAV, encoded by the coding sequence ATGAATAATTCCATCCCCGCCATCACTTTTGACAACATCGAGAAAAACTTTGGTTCCCTCAAAGTTCTCAAAGGAATCAGCGGTAAAATCAACCGCTCAGAAGTTGTAGCAATTATTGGCTCCTCTGGTTGTGGTAAAAGTACTTTACTACGCTGCTTCAATCGTTTAGAAACAATTAACGCAGGGCATCTGACAGTCAACGGTATTGATCTACACAGTAAGAGTTTCAGTAATCGGCAACTGCGACAACTGCGAACGCAGGTAGGCATGGTTTTCCAGCAATTCAATTTGTTTCCCCATCTTTCAGTACTAGAAAATTTGACGCTGGCTCCGCGTAAAGTATTAGGTAAAAGACCGAAAGAAAGCGCTCAACTAGCAGGTTTGTATCTAGAAAAAGTTGGGCTTTTTGACAAAGCGTCTGCATATCCCGAACAACTTTCAGGCGGACAAAAACAACGAGTAGCGATCGCCCGTAGTTTGTGCATGAATCCTCAGATTATCCTATTTGATGAACCCACCAGCGCTTTAGATCCAGAACTTGTCGGTGAAGTATTGCAAGTCATGCAGCAATTAGCAGCCGAAGGAATGACAATGGTAGTTGTCACCCATGAAATGCAGTTTGCGCGGGAAGCGGCGCATCGGGTAATATTTATGGATCAAGGTATTGTCGCCGAACAAGGACCAGCTTATGAGGTCATCTCACATCCTCAAAGCACGAGGCTACGTACCTTCCTCAGTCGTCTCAACGCCGTTTAG
- a CDS encoding SDR family NAD(P)-dependent oxidoreductase, with protein sequence MDNSLARPLAVVTGASNGIGYELAKQFAQNNFDLLVTATGPSINEAAQAFIELGVKVETVQADLATYDGVEMLYNKIKATNRPVDAIAINAGVGVGGDFARETDLKDELNLINLNVVSSVHLAKRVVKDMVERGKGRILFTSSIAALMPGPFEAVYAASKAFLHSFSEGLRNELKDTGVTVTALMPGPTETNFFHRAGMDDTKVGTDKKDDPAEVAKLGFEALMAGKDDIIAGSLKTKLQGAVSKVLPDTVNAEQHRKLSEPGSANK encoded by the coding sequence ATGGACAATTCATTAGCCCGACCCCTGGCTGTCGTGACAGGTGCATCTAACGGTATTGGCTACGAACTCGCCAAACAGTTTGCCCAAAACAACTTCGATCTCCTGGTTACAGCCACAGGACCTAGCATCAACGAAGCAGCTCAAGCCTTTATTGAGCTGGGTGTCAAGGTAGAGACGGTGCAAGCCGATCTTGCCACCTATGATGGTGTGGAAATGCTCTACAACAAGATTAAGGCAACTAACCGACCCGTTGATGCGATCGCTATCAACGCGGGTGTCGGTGTTGGCGGCGATTTTGCCCGTGAAACTGACCTCAAGGACGAGCTTAATCTGATCAACCTGAACGTCGTGTCGTCTGTCCATCTCGCCAAACGGGTAGTGAAAGACATGGTTGAGCGCGGCAAAGGTCGCATTTTGTTCACGTCGTCCATCGCTGCCTTGATGCCCGGACCGTTTGAGGCGGTCTACGCAGCATCCAAAGCGTTTCTGCACTCGTTCTCAGAAGGATTACGCAACGAATTGAAGGACACAGGTGTCACCGTCACCGCGCTGATGCCAGGACCCACCGAAACCAACTTCTTCCACCGTGCGGGGATGGACGATACCAAAGTGGGTACAGATAAAAAGGATGACCCAGCAGAAGTTGCAAAGCTTGGTTTCGAGGCACTGATGGCAGGTAAGGACGATATTATCGCAGGTTCCCTCAAAACGAAGCTTCAGGGCGCGGTAAGCAAGGTCTTGCCTGATACAGTCAATGCCGAACAGCACCGCAAGCTCAGTGAGCCAGGGTCAGCCAACAAGTAA
- the lipB gene encoding lipoyl(octanoyl) transferase LipB: MIRSNPQAYNRCLVYNQALMPYSDALMWQRSLLNERTSNPNLDDVLILLEHPPVYTLGQGATTEFIKFNIDKSPYDVHRIERGGEVTYHCPGQLVGYPILNLQRYCKDLHWYLRQLESVLIRVLAIYGLQGDRVPGFTGVWLEGRKVAAIGIKVSRWITMHGFALNVCPDLTGFERIVPCGIADKPVGSLAQYIPGITCQEIRSCVAKCFAEVFNVELIEAEHP; this comes from the coding sequence ATGATCCGTAGTAATCCTCAGGCATATAACCGTTGTTTGGTATATAACCAAGCATTGATGCCATACTCAGATGCTTTAATGTGGCAGCGATCGCTTTTAAATGAACGCACATCAAACCCGAATCTCGATGACGTGTTAATCTTGCTGGAGCATCCACCCGTCTACACTTTGGGACAAGGAGCCACAACAGAATTTATCAAGTTTAATATTGACAAAAGCCCCTACGATGTGCATCGAATCGAAAGAGGCGGCGAAGTTACTTACCATTGTCCGGGTCAATTGGTAGGGTATCCAATTTTAAATCTGCAACGTTATTGCAAAGACTTGCACTGGTATTTGCGACAACTTGAATCGGTATTAATTCGCGTACTGGCAATTTATGGTTTGCAGGGCGATCGCGTTCCCGGTTTCACGGGTGTTTGGTTAGAAGGACGGAAAGTAGCCGCCATTGGCATTAAAGTTAGCCGTTGGATTACTATGCATGGCTTTGCGTTAAACGTTTGTCCCGATCTGACAGGCTTTGAGCGGATTGTACCTTGCGGCATTGCTGATAAACCTGTAGGCAGTTTAGCTCAATACATTCCTGGTATAACTTGTCAAGAAATACGCTCTTGTGTGGCAAAATGTTTTGCAGAAGTATTTAATGTGGAATTGATAGAAGCAGAGCATCCGTGA
- the hpf gene encoding ribosome hibernation-promoting factor, HPF/YfiA family, whose amino-acid sequence MKLVIHGKNIEITDGIREYVHQKIEKAASHFQNLTNEVDVHLSVARNPRNNTRQSAEVTIYANGSVIRAEESSENLYASIDLVADKIARQLRKYKERRQDKKTNAQITIEGVVQPEVVTDLIGDRTPELPSEVVRTKYFSMPPMTVAEALEQLQLVGHDFYMFHNSETDEINVIYERNHGGYGVIHPRNNNGHTNGKNGKANSNNIVMPEKSHLQKS is encoded by the coding sequence ATGAAGCTTGTCATCCACGGCAAAAATATTGAAATCACCGATGGAATTCGGGAATATGTGCATCAAAAAATTGAAAAGGCAGCAAGTCATTTTCAAAACTTAACAAATGAAGTGGATGTTCACCTTAGCGTAGCTCGCAATCCCCGAAATAATACTAGACAATCGGCTGAAGTCACTATTTATGCAAATGGTAGCGTCATCCGTGCCGAGGAAAGCAGCGAGAACTTATACGCCAGTATTGATTTAGTCGCAGATAAAATTGCCCGTCAACTGCGAAAATACAAAGAACGGCGTCAAGATAAGAAAACTAATGCTCAAATAACGATAGAAGGAGTAGTGCAACCAGAGGTAGTTACAGATTTAATAGGCGATCGCACTCCGGAATTGCCCTCAGAAGTTGTTCGTACTAAATATTTTTCCATGCCGCCAATGACAGTTGCCGAAGCTTTAGAACAATTGCAACTGGTGGGACACGACTTTTATATGTTCCACAATAGCGAAACCGACGAAATTAATGTAATTTACGAACGCAATCACGGGGGTTATGGTGTGATTCATCCCCGTAATAATAACGGACACACCAACGGTAAAAACGGTAAGGCAAATTCTAATAATATCGTCATGCCGGAAAAGTCACACTTGCAAAAGTCGTAA